One window of the Anaeromyxobacter dehalogenans 2CP-C genome contains the following:
- a CDS encoding M14 family zinc carboxypeptidase, translating to MLAPTLAPLLALALAARADLTTTAEKTGFRETGRYDEAVRLCRGLAAAHPARARCLTFGETPEGRPLVALVASAGGGLDARAARAARRPVVLLQGGIHAAEIDGKDAGFMVLRDLLASRDGGPLAKVTALFVPVLNADGHERFGPNHRPNQRGPEASGWRTTAQNLNLNRDYVAAQAPETQAVLRLMDAWDPIALGDLHVTDGAQFQHDLAVMVEPRQGYSPAMREEGAALSAALVERLAAAGHLPLDFYPSLREDGDPASGFAPYPAPIRFGHGYWAARNRFGILLETHSWRPYAHRVKATAHFVRALLDLAAERGGRWRAAADRADREGAAAGGREVELGWAPGSRTRPLAFQGYAYVREDSPVLGKKVPRYDETRPEVWNVPVVDELVVTARARVPMGGWIVPAAHAGWMAGKLRLHGIAFERMASRRAAAQVEAFRATAVETKAQSFEGRHQTTLAGAWAPEARDLAPGWLWVPSAQPLAPLAAMLLDPAGPDAFVAWGAFATAFEKKEYIEDYVLDPWARALLAKDPAVKAEFERRLADPAFAKDPAARLEFFHRRHPAHDEAYRLYPVLRAARRP from the coding sequence ATGCTCGCGCCCACCCTCGCCCCGCTCCTCGCGCTCGCGCTCGCCGCCCGCGCCGACCTCACCACCACCGCCGAGAAGACCGGCTTCCGGGAGACCGGCCGCTACGACGAGGCGGTCCGGCTGTGCCGCGGGCTCGCCGCCGCGCACCCGGCGCGCGCCCGCTGCCTCACCTTCGGCGAGACGCCGGAGGGCCGGCCGCTGGTGGCGCTCGTGGCGAGCGCGGGCGGGGGGCTCGATGCCCGCGCCGCGCGGGCCGCGCGCCGGCCGGTGGTGCTCCTGCAGGGCGGCATCCACGCCGCCGAGATCGACGGCAAGGACGCCGGGTTCATGGTGCTCCGCGACCTGCTCGCCTCGCGGGACGGCGGGCCGCTCGCGAAGGTCACGGCGCTGTTCGTGCCGGTGCTGAACGCGGACGGTCACGAGCGCTTCGGGCCGAACCACCGGCCCAACCAGCGCGGGCCGGAGGCCTCCGGCTGGCGCACGACGGCGCAGAACCTGAACCTGAACCGCGACTACGTCGCGGCGCAGGCGCCGGAGACGCAGGCGGTGCTCCGGCTCATGGACGCCTGGGACCCCATCGCCCTCGGCGACCTCCACGTCACCGACGGCGCGCAGTTCCAGCACGACCTCGCGGTGATGGTCGAGCCGCGCCAGGGCTACTCGCCGGCCATGCGCGAGGAGGGCGCGGCGCTCTCGGCCGCGCTGGTCGAGCGGCTCGCCGCGGCCGGCCACCTGCCGCTCGACTTCTACCCTTCGCTCCGCGAGGACGGCGATCCCGCCTCCGGCTTCGCCCCCTACCCCGCGCCCATCCGCTTCGGCCACGGCTACTGGGCCGCGCGGAACCGCTTCGGCATCCTGCTCGAGACGCACTCCTGGCGGCCGTATGCGCACCGGGTGAAGGCGACCGCCCACTTCGTGCGCGCGCTGCTCGACCTCGCCGCCGAGCGGGGCGGCCGCTGGCGCGCCGCCGCCGACCGCGCGGACCGCGAGGGCGCGGCCGCGGGCGGGCGGGAGGTGGAGCTCGGCTGGGCGCCCGGGTCGCGCACGCGGCCGCTCGCGTTCCAGGGCTACGCCTACGTCCGCGAGGACTCGCCGGTGCTCGGGAAGAAGGTCCCGCGCTACGACGAGACGCGGCCGGAGGTGTGGAACGTCCCGGTCGTGGACGAGCTGGTGGTCACCGCGCGGGCGCGCGTCCCGATGGGCGGCTGGATCGTCCCGGCCGCGCACGCGGGGTGGATGGCCGGGAAGCTCCGGCTGCACGGCATCGCCTTCGAGCGGATGGCGTCCCGTCGAGCCGCCGCGCAGGTGGAGGCGTTCCGCGCCACCGCGGTCGAGACGAAGGCGCAGTCGTTCGAGGGCCGGCACCAGACCACGCTCGCCGGCGCCTGGGCGCCGGAGGCGCGCGACCTCGCCCCCGGCTGGCTCTGGGTCCCGTCGGCGCAGCCGCTCGCGCCGCTCGCCGCCATGCTGCTCGATCCGGCCGGGCCCGACGCGTTCGTGGCCTGGGGCGCGTTCGCCACCGCGTTCGAGAAGAAGGAGTACATCGAGGACTACGTGCTCGACCCGTGGGCCCGGGCGCTGCTCGCGAAGGATCCGGCGGTCAAGGCGGAGTTCGAGCGGCGGCTCGCCGACCCGGCGTTCGCGAAGGACCCGGCCGCGCGGCTCGAGTTCTTCCACCGGCGCCACCCGGCCCACGACGAGGCCTACCGGCTCTACCCGGTGCTGCGCGCCGCCCGCCGGCCCTGA
- a CDS encoding rod shape-determining protein: protein MLNFVHNILSRDLAIDLGTANTLIYIRGMGIVSNEPSVVAVQADGRGSRRVLAVGKEAKEMLGRTPGNIVAIRPMKDGVIADFEVTAAMLKHFIQTAHNRKSFVKPRIIIGIPSGITEVEKRAVREAAESAGAREVYLIEQPMAAAIGAGLPITEPSGNMIVDIGGGTSDVAVISLGGIVYSRSVRVAGDKMDEAIIQHVKRKYNLLIGERTAELIKMGIGTAYPTEEELTMDIKGRDLVAGVPRTLTVTSSEIREALAEPVNGVVEAVKVTLERTPPELAGDIADRGIVLAGGGALLKNLDVLLREETGLPVFLAEDPLSAVVIGAGKALEELDILRQVTAQG from the coding sequence GTGCTGAACTTCGTCCACAACATCCTGTCGCGCGATCTCGCGATCGATCTCGGGACCGCCAACACCCTCATCTACATCCGCGGCATGGGCATCGTGTCGAACGAGCCCAGCGTCGTGGCCGTCCAGGCCGACGGGCGCGGCAGCCGCCGCGTGCTCGCCGTCGGGAAGGAGGCGAAGGAGATGCTCGGGCGCACCCCGGGCAACATCGTCGCCATCCGGCCGATGAAGGACGGCGTCATCGCCGACTTCGAGGTCACGGCGGCGATGCTGAAGCACTTCATCCAGACGGCGCACAACCGGAAGAGCTTCGTGAAGCCCCGGATCATCATCGGGATCCCGTCGGGCATCACCGAGGTCGAGAAGCGCGCCGTCCGCGAGGCCGCCGAGTCCGCCGGGGCCCGCGAGGTCTACCTCATCGAGCAGCCCATGGCCGCCGCCATCGGCGCCGGGCTCCCCATCACCGAGCCCTCCGGCAACATGATCGTGGACATCGGCGGCGGCACCTCCGACGTCGCCGTCATCTCCCTCGGCGGCATCGTCTACTCCCGCTCCGTCCGCGTCGCCGGCGACAAGATGGACGAGGCGATCATCCAGCACGTCAAGCGCAAGTACAACCTCCTCATCGGCGAGCGCACCGCCGAGCTCATCAAGATGGGCATCGGCACCGCCTATCCCACCGAGGAGGAGCTGACCATGGACATCAAGGGCCGCGACCTCGTGGCCGGTGTCCCCCGCACCCTCACCGTCACCTCCTCCGAGATCCGCGAGGCCCTCGCCGAGCCCGTCAACGGCGTCGTCGAGGCGGTGAAGGTCACCCTCGAGCGCACGCCTCCCGAGCTCGCCGGCGACATCGCCGACCGCGGCATCGTCCTCGCCGGCGGCGGCGCCCTCCTCAAGAACCTCGACGTCCTCCTCCGCGAGGAGACCGGCCTCCCCGTCTTCCTCGCCGAGGACCCCCTCTCCGCCGTCGTCATCGGCGCGGGCAAGGCGCTCGAGGAGCTCGACATCCTCCGCCAGGTGACGGCGCAGGGCTGA
- a CDS encoding rod shape-determining protein, translating to MLDWLHNMMSRDLAIDLGTANTLIYIRGMGIVSNEPSVVAVQQESRSGRKVLAVGKEAKEMLGRTPGNIVAIRPMKDGVIADFEVTAAMLKYFIQAAHNRKSFVKPRIIIGIPSGITEVEKRAVREAAESAGAREVYLIEQPMAAAIGAGLPITEPSGNMIVDIGGGTSDVAVISLGGIVYSRSVRVAGDKMDEAIIQHVKRKYNLLIGERTAELIKMGIGTAYPTEEELTMDIKGRDLVAGVPRTLTVTSSEIREALAEPVNGVVEAVKVTLERTPPELAGDIADRGIVLAGGGALLKNLDVLLREETGLPVFLAEDPLSAVVIGAGKALEELDILRQVTAQG from the coding sequence GTGCTCGACTGGCTTCACAACATGATGTCCCGCGATCTCGCGATCGACCTCGGGACCGCCAACACCCTCATCTACATCCGCGGCATGGGCATCGTGTCGAACGAGCCCAGCGTGGTGGCGGTCCAGCAGGAGTCGCGGAGCGGCCGCAAGGTGCTCGCGGTCGGCAAGGAGGCGAAGGAGATGCTCGGGCGCACGCCCGGGAACATCGTCGCCATCCGGCCGATGAAGGACGGCGTCATCGCCGACTTCGAGGTCACCGCGGCGATGCTGAAGTACTTCATCCAGGCGGCGCACAACCGGAAGAGCTTCGTGAAGCCCCGGATCATCATCGGGATCCCGTCGGGCATCACCGAGGTCGAGAAGCGCGCCGTCCGCGAGGCCGCCGAGTCCGCCGGGGCCCGCGAGGTCTACCTCATCGAGCAGCCCATGGCCGCCGCCATCGGCGCCGGGCTCCCCATCACCGAGCCCTCCGGCAACATGATCGTGGACATCGGCGGCGGCACCTCCGACGTCGCCGTCATCTCCCTCGGCGGCATCGTCTACTCCCGCTCCGTCCGCGTCGCCGGCGACAAGATGGACGAGGCGATCATCCAGCACGTCAAGCGCAAGTACAACCTCCTCATCGGCGAGCGCACCGCCGAGCTCATCAAGATGGGCATCGGCACCGCCTATCCCACCGAGGAGGAGCTGACCATGGACATCAAGGGCCGCGACCTCGTGGCCGGTGTCCCCCGCACCCTCACCGTCACCTCCTCCGAGATCCGCGAGGCCCTCGCCGAGCCCGTCAACGGCGTCGTCGAGGCGGTGAAGGTCACCCTCGAGCGCACGCCTCCCGAGCTCGCCGGCGACATCGCCGACCGCGGCATCGTCCTCGCCGGCGGCGGCGCCCTCCTCAAGAACCTCGACGTCCTCCTCCGCGAGGAGACCGGCCTCCCCGTCTTCCTCGCCGAGGACCCCCTCTCCGCCGTCGTCATCGGCGCGGGCAAGGCGCTCGAGGAGCTCGACATCCTCCGCCAGGTCACCGCCCAGGGCTGA
- a CDS encoding alpha/beta hydrolase family protein, which yields MLTAALVALALASVPRPFTVDDLLALERAGDAAISPDGASVAYTVATSAPGGEKLVSALHLVPAAGGAARRLTFGEERVSSPAFSPDGRRIAFLSNRKGGTQAWVLDLQGGEARRVTDLPGGVSELRFTPDGAALVVASDVDPACGADAACNRKADAAAEVRPHLADRLLFRHWDEWRERVRTHLVRVPLDGGAAVDLTPGDRDAPPVQRGSGDDLAFSPDGKTLYYVAVSDPVEATSTNGDVYAVPLAGGTPRRVTIAPGWDGAPRPSPDGKRLAWLAQPRAGYEADRYHVMVAAADGSGARDLTAGFDRSAADLVWARGGKALRFTAESEGVHALYEVDLAGKVTELYRGRNLARVSWSRDGARLAALVDGLAAPPEVAVLEPGGRGAQPRPLTALGAKGLAGIALGEVRPLSATGKDGQALHGWMVLPPGHRDGERHPAVVLVHGGPQGAWNDAWSFRWNPMLYAARGWTVVLPNPRGSTGFGQGYTDAVRANWGGTPYDDIMRLTDAAVATGAADGGRMCAAGASYGGYMVNWINGQTDRFRCLVAHAGNFDLRMAYYDTEELWFPEWELGRPWETPEAFERWSPSAFVKQWRTPTLISHGEKDFRVTVTQGFAAFTALQRRGIPSRLMVFPDEGHWVLKPRNAKVFHDEVLGWIGRWLDSPAPQASAPR from the coding sequence ATGCTCACCGCCGCGCTCGTCGCGCTCGCCCTCGCATCGGTCCCCCGCCCCTTCACCGTAGACGACCTGCTCGCCCTGGAGCGCGCGGGCGACGCGGCCATCTCGCCGGACGGCGCCAGCGTCGCGTACACCGTCGCCACCTCGGCGCCCGGCGGCGAGAAGCTCGTCTCGGCGCTGCACCTCGTGCCCGCCGCGGGCGGCGCCGCGCGCCGGCTCACGTTCGGCGAGGAGCGGGTGTCCTCGCCGGCGTTCTCGCCCGACGGGCGCCGGATCGCGTTCCTCTCCAACCGCAAGGGCGGCACGCAGGCGTGGGTGCTCGACCTCCAGGGCGGCGAGGCCCGGCGGGTGACGGACCTGCCCGGCGGCGTCTCCGAGCTCCGCTTCACCCCAGACGGCGCCGCGCTGGTCGTCGCCAGCGACGTGGACCCGGCCTGCGGCGCCGACGCCGCCTGCAACCGGAAGGCGGACGCGGCCGCCGAGGTCCGCCCGCACCTCGCCGACCGGCTCCTGTTCCGGCACTGGGACGAGTGGCGCGAGCGCGTGCGCACGCACCTCGTCCGCGTGCCGCTCGACGGCGGCGCCGCCGTGGACCTCACCCCGGGCGACCGCGACGCGCCGCCGGTGCAGCGCGGCTCGGGCGACGACCTGGCGTTCTCGCCCGACGGGAAGACGCTCTACTACGTGGCGGTGTCGGATCCGGTGGAGGCCACCTCCACGAACGGCGACGTGTACGCGGTCCCGCTCGCCGGCGGGACGCCCCGCCGCGTCACCATCGCGCCGGGCTGGGACGGCGCGCCGCGCCCGTCGCCCGACGGCAAGCGCCTCGCCTGGCTGGCGCAGCCGCGCGCCGGCTACGAGGCGGACCGCTACCACGTGATGGTGGCGGCGGCCGACGGCTCGGGCGCGCGCGACCTCACCGCCGGGTTCGACCGCTCCGCGGCGGATCTCGTGTGGGCCCGCGGCGGCAAGGCGCTCCGGTTCACCGCCGAGAGCGAGGGCGTCCACGCGCTGTACGAGGTGGACCTCGCCGGCAAGGTCACCGAGCTGTACCGCGGGCGGAACCTCGCCCGCGTGAGCTGGTCGCGCGACGGCGCGCGGCTGGCGGCGCTGGTGGACGGGCTCGCCGCGCCGCCGGAGGTGGCGGTGCTCGAGCCGGGCGGGCGCGGCGCGCAGCCGCGGCCGCTCACGGCGCTCGGCGCGAAGGGGCTGGCCGGGATCGCGCTCGGCGAGGTGCGCCCGCTCTCCGCCACCGGCAAGGACGGGCAGGCGCTGCACGGGTGGATGGTGCTGCCGCCCGGCCACCGCGACGGCGAGCGCCACCCGGCGGTGGTGCTCGTCCACGGCGGCCCGCAGGGCGCCTGGAACGACGCCTGGAGCTTCCGCTGGAACCCGATGCTCTACGCGGCCCGGGGCTGGACCGTGGTGCTGCCCAACCCGCGCGGCTCGACCGGCTTCGGCCAGGGCTACACCGACGCCGTCCGGGCGAACTGGGGCGGCACCCCGTACGACGACATCATGCGGCTCACCGACGCCGCGGTCGCCACCGGCGCCGCCGACGGGGGCCGGATGTGCGCCGCCGGCGCGAGCTACGGCGGGTACATGGTGAACTGGATCAACGGCCAGACCGACCGGTTCCGCTGCCTGGTGGCGCACGCCGGCAACTTCGACCTGCGCATGGCCTACTACGACACCGAGGAGCTCTGGTTCCCCGAATGGGAGCTGGGCCGTCCGTGGGAGACGCCGGAGGCGTTCGAGCGCTGGTCGCCGAGCGCGTTCGTGAAGCAGTGGCGGACGCCGACGCTGATCTCGCACGGGGAGAAGGACTTCCGCGTCACCGTGACGCAGGGGTTCGCGGCGTTCACCGCGCTCCAGCGGCGCGGGATCCCGTCCCGCCTGATGGTGTTCCCGGACGAGGGGCACTGGGTGCTGAAGCCGCGCAACGCGAAGGTGTTCCACGACGAGGTGCTCGGCTGGATCGGGCGCTGGCTGGATTCGCCTGCGCCGCAGGCGAGCGCGCCGCGATGA
- a CDS encoding serine/threonine-protein kinase, whose product MPGPLAIPDLRAPCPGCGHLAEPAGGPLNFCPRCGLDLRETARRAPPPDPLVGRVIADRYRLVSLLGEGGMGAVYRAEHVQMGKALAVKVLRGDFARDPSAAERFRAEARIVSRLSHPHTIAVFDFGELPERGFYLAMEYVPGQDLARALREGGAFSEARAVGVAQQVLGSLAEAHEAGVVHRDMKPANVMLMQARPGEDFAKVLDFGIAKLRDEAGGATTGAGAVVGTPSCLAPEQARGGPVDARADLYAMGCLLYELVSGRPPFTAASPVAVITAHLHDPPPPLRQVAPGVSPRLAEVVHRALRKDPAERFPSADAMRAALAGPGHPARPSRRPALPRAAGELELASREDFRDGLEQGALERQVGVLRPQRLVTPAGAALVAAVALAAGAAWRWDDLYAALADRAPGIAARVPAALRPAAAAWVEREPNDGAAEATPLPLLPRADGVPAAEVRGAVGAPRRPDEGDLDVYRLAVPDGAGRRVLRARWHAAGAAPDQGIPGLAVTLSLNRAPAGAERAPLVAAAGEGGPGAAEALSAEVEPGTYWLSVRERHAAGAAPAGRPDAPYALEVELAPPAPGEAATRAPQK is encoded by the coding sequence ATGCCCGGCCCCCTGGCGATCCCCGACCTCCGCGCCCCGTGCCCCGGCTGCGGACACCTCGCGGAGCCGGCCGGCGGGCCGCTGAACTTCTGCCCGCGCTGCGGCCTCGACCTGCGCGAGACGGCGCGCCGCGCGCCGCCGCCGGACCCGCTGGTGGGCCGGGTGATCGCGGACCGCTACCGGCTCGTCTCCCTGCTCGGCGAGGGCGGCATGGGCGCGGTCTACCGGGCCGAGCACGTGCAGATGGGCAAGGCGCTCGCGGTGAAGGTGCTGCGGGGCGACTTCGCCCGCGACCCGTCCGCCGCGGAGCGCTTCCGCGCCGAGGCGCGCATCGTGTCGCGCCTCTCGCACCCGCACACCATCGCGGTCTTCGACTTCGGCGAGCTGCCCGAGCGCGGCTTCTACCTCGCCATGGAGTACGTGCCCGGGCAGGACCTGGCGCGCGCGCTGCGCGAGGGCGGCGCGTTCTCCGAGGCGCGGGCGGTCGGCGTCGCTCAGCAGGTGCTCGGGTCGCTGGCCGAGGCGCACGAGGCGGGCGTGGTCCACCGCGACATGAAGCCCGCGAACGTGATGCTGATGCAGGCGCGGCCGGGCGAGGACTTCGCGAAGGTGCTCGACTTCGGGATCGCGAAGCTGCGCGACGAGGCGGGCGGCGCCACCACCGGCGCGGGCGCGGTGGTGGGCACGCCGAGCTGCCTCGCGCCGGAGCAGGCCCGCGGCGGCCCGGTGGACGCGCGCGCCGACCTCTACGCCATGGGCTGCCTGCTGTACGAGCTCGTGTCCGGGCGGCCGCCGTTCACCGCGGCGAGCCCGGTGGCGGTGATCACCGCGCACCTCCACGATCCGCCGCCGCCGCTCCGGCAGGTCGCCCCGGGCGTCTCGCCGCGCCTCGCCGAGGTGGTCCACCGCGCGCTCCGCAAGGATCCCGCCGAGCGGTTCCCGAGCGCGGACGCGATGCGCGCCGCGCTCGCCGGGCCCGGGCACCCGGCCCGCCCGTCCCGCCGCCCCGCGCTCCCCCGGGCCGCGGGCGAGCTCGAGCTGGCGAGCCGGGAGGACTTCCGCGACGGCCTGGAGCAGGGCGCGCTGGAGCGGCAGGTGGGCGTGCTGCGCCCGCAGCGGCTCGTCACGCCCGCCGGGGCCGCGCTGGTGGCGGCCGTCGCGCTCGCCGCCGGGGCCGCCTGGCGCTGGGACGACCTGTACGCGGCGCTCGCCGACCGCGCGCCCGGGATCGCGGCGCGGGTGCCGGCGGCGCTCCGCCCGGCCGCGGCCGCCTGGGTGGAGCGCGAGCCGAACGACGGCGCGGCGGAGGCGACGCCGCTCCCGCTGCTCCCGCGCGCGGACGGCGTGCCCGCCGCGGAGGTGCGCGGCGCCGTCGGCGCGCCGCGCCGGCCGGACGAGGGCGACCTCGACGTGTACCGCCTGGCCGTGCCGGACGGCGCGGGCCGGCGGGTGCTGCGGGCGCGCTGGCACGCGGCGGGGGCCGCGCCGGACCAGGGCATCCCGGGGCTCGCGGTGACGCTCTCGCTCAACCGGGCGCCGGCCGGGGCCGAGCGGGCGCCGCTCGTGGCCGCCGCCGGCGAGGGCGGGCCGGGCGCGGCCGAGGCGCTCTCGGCCGAGGTCGAGCCGGGCACCTACTGGCTGTCGGTGCGCGAGCGGCACGCGGCGGGCGCCGCGCCGGCCGGGCGGCCGGACGCGCCCTACGCGCTCGAGGTGGAGCTCGCGCCGCCGGCGCCGGGCGAGGCCGCGACGCGCGCACCGCAAAAATGA
- the rplI gene encoding 50S ribosomal protein L9: MKLILREDVENLGKGGDLVDVKPGYGRNYLLPRGLAVSANPKNVKELEHQKAVAAAKAAKLKASAQAVAKRLSETPVTLKRKVGEQDKLYGSVTALDVAEALAARGVQLDRRSIVLDEPIKTLGEFEVPVKLHSEVAGKVKVTVEAEAE; this comes from the coding sequence ATGAAGCTCATCCTCCGTGAAGACGTCGAGAATCTCGGAAAGGGCGGCGACCTGGTGGACGTGAAGCCCGGCTACGGGCGGAACTACCTCCTGCCGCGCGGGCTCGCGGTCTCCGCGAATCCGAAGAACGTGAAGGAGCTCGAGCACCAGAAGGCGGTCGCCGCCGCCAAGGCCGCGAAGCTGAAGGCCTCGGCCCAGGCGGTCGCCAAGCGGCTCAGCGAGACCCCGGTCACGCTGAAGCGCAAGGTGGGCGAGCAGGACAAGCTCTACGGCTCGGTCACCGCGCTGGACGTGGCCGAGGCGCTCGCCGCCCGCGGCGTGCAGCTCGACCGCCGCTCCATCGTCCTCGACGAGCCCATCAAGACCCTGGGCGAGTTCGAGGTGCCGGTGAAGCTGCACTCCGAGGTGGCCGGCAAGGTCAAGGTCACCGTGGAGGCCGAGGCGGAGTAG
- the rpsR gene encoding 30S ribosomal protein S18, translating to MARPDMGGPKMGGGFGGPRSGGFGGGGGGGGFGGGGFGGGRGGDRGDRGDRDDRGGDEGGGRRGFGRRKVCRFCADKTLKVDYKDQGQMKYFLTERGKIIPRRISGNCAKHQREVATAIKRGRMLAILPYTVGQM from the coding sequence ATGGCGCGTCCTGACATGGGTGGTCCGAAGATGGGTGGCGGTTTCGGCGGTCCTCGCAGCGGCGGCTTCGGCGGTGGTGGCGGCGGCGGCGGCTTCGGGGGTGGCGGGTTCGGCGGCGGCCGCGGCGGTGATCGCGGCGACCGTGGCGACCGCGACGACCGCGGCGGCGACGAGGGCGGCGGGCGGCGCGGCTTCGGCCGGCGCAAGGTCTGCCGGTTCTGCGCCGACAAGACGCTGAAGGTCGACTACAAGGACCAGGGCCAGATGAAGTACTTCCTCACCGAGCGCGGCAAGATCATCCCCCGCCGCATCAGCGGGAACTGCGCGAAGCACCAGCGCGAGGTGGCCACCGCCATCAAGCGCGGCCGGATGCTCGCGATCCTGCCCTACACCGTCGGGCAGATGTAA
- the rpsF gene encoding 30S ribosomal protein S6: MAETKQLVREYETIYLLKSETPDEQVDEIKERLRGVVSRQGGKVIRFTNQGKRKTAFPVAKNAKALYMHCLYIGKPGLVTELERNLKMIDVVTKFQSVKLADGVDFDARQVEADVKIQAVDDEQKPREERPEGGEEPFEAEAPEGQEE; this comes from the coding sequence ATGGCAGAGACGAAGCAGCTCGTGCGCGAGTACGAGACGATCTACCTGCTCAAGTCCGAGACGCCGGACGAGCAGGTGGACGAGATCAAGGAGCGCCTGCGCGGGGTGGTGAGCCGCCAGGGTGGGAAGGTGATCCGGTTCACCAACCAGGGCAAGCGCAAGACCGCCTTCCCGGTCGCGAAGAACGCGAAGGCCCTGTACATGCACTGCCTGTACATCGGCAAGCCCGGGCTCGTGACCGAGCTCGAGCGCAACCTCAAGATGATCGACGTGGTCACGAAGTTCCAGTCGGTGAAGCTGGCCGACGGCGTGGACTTCGACGCCCGCCAGGTCGAGGCCGACGTGAAGATCCAGGCCGTCGATGACGAGCAGAAGCCTCGCGAGGAGCGCCCCGAGGGCGGCGAGGAGCCGTTCGAGGCCGAGGCGCCGGAAGGGCAGGAGGAGTGA
- the pth gene encoding aminoacyl-tRNA hydrolase, protein MKLVVGLGNPGEEYARTRHNVGFVVADRLAQLAGASFTAKKFAAELAEARLGPERVWILKPQTYMNHSGEAVGAALRFWKLGLDDLVVVHDDLELEPFRVQLKVGGGHGGHNGVKSVNAHVGSPEYARVRVGVGRPPPRMDPADYVLGKFAKGEDAELDLCVEQAVEATRLAVELGAAKAMNQVNRRSRAAE, encoded by the coding sequence TTGAAGCTCGTGGTCGGCCTCGGCAACCCCGGCGAGGAATACGCCCGCACCCGCCACAACGTCGGCTTCGTGGTGGCGGATCGGCTGGCGCAGCTCGCGGGGGCGAGCTTCACCGCGAAGAAGTTCGCGGCGGAGCTCGCCGAGGCCCGCCTCGGGCCGGAGCGGGTCTGGATCCTGAAGCCCCAGACCTACATGAACCACTCCGGCGAGGCGGTCGGCGCGGCCCTGCGGTTCTGGAAGCTGGGGCTCGACGACCTCGTGGTGGTGCACGACGACCTGGAGCTGGAGCCGTTCCGCGTCCAGCTCAAGGTCGGCGGCGGCCACGGCGGGCACAACGGCGTGAAGAGCGTGAACGCCCACGTGGGCAGCCCCGAGTACGCGCGCGTGCGCGTGGGCGTGGGCCGCCCGCCACCGCGGATGGACCCGGCCGACTACGTGCTGGGGAAGTTCGCGAAGGGCGAGGATGCCGAGCTCGACCTGTGCGTCGAGCAGGCGGTCGAGGCGACGCGGCTCGCGGTCGAGCTGGGCGCCGCGAAGGCGATGAACCAGGTGAACCGCCGCTCCCGCGCGGCGGAGTGA
- a CDS encoding 50S ribosomal protein L25/general stress protein Ctc, translating to MAENVLSAQKRTEQGKGPARRLRQQGLIPAVVYGGKREPTHVALDPATLLKAIETPHKFNTLLELQVEGASKHVLFKDYTVDPVTRKLLHADFLEVSMDQPVKVNVPVVTVGRAAGVAEGGILSVAAHAIVVEALPNKIPVRIEVDVTELKIGRSLHVSELKAPEGCKFKFQTDYVVVFVAVPEKEEVAAPVAAAVPGAAPAEGAAPAAGAAAPAAGAAPAAGAAPAKGGEAKGGDKGKK from the coding sequence ATGGCAGAGAACGTCCTCAGCGCCCAGAAGCGCACCGAGCAGGGCAAGGGTCCCGCCCGCCGGCTTCGCCAGCAGGGCCTCATCCCCGCGGTCGTCTACGGCGGCAAGCGGGAGCCCACCCACGTCGCGCTCGACCCGGCCACGCTGCTGAAGGCCATCGAGACGCCCCACAAGTTCAACACGCTGCTCGAGCTGCAGGTGGAAGGCGCCTCGAAGCACGTGCTGTTCAAGGACTACACCGTCGATCCGGTCACCCGGAAGCTGCTGCACGCGGACTTCCTCGAGGTGAGCATGGACCAGCCGGTGAAGGTGAACGTCCCGGTGGTCACCGTCGGCCGCGCCGCCGGCGTGGCCGAGGGCGGCATCCTCTCGGTCGCCGCGCACGCCATCGTGGTCGAGGCGCTGCCGAACAAGATCCCGGTGCGCATCGAGGTGGACGTCACCGAGCTGAAGATCGGCCGGTCGCTCCACGTCTCGGAGCTGAAGGCGCCCGAGGGCTGCAAGTTCAAGTTCCAGACGGACTACGTGGTCGTCTTCGTCGCGGTGCCCGAGAAGGAGGAGGTCGCGGCGCCGGTCGCTGCGGCGGTCCCGGGCGCGGCTCCTGCCGAGGGCGCGGCTCCGGCCGCGGGCGCTGCGGCTCCGGCCGCCGGCGCGGCCCCGGCCGCGGGCGCTGCCCCTGCCAAGGGCGGCGAGGCCAAGGGCGGCGACAAGGGCAAGAAGTAA